Sequence from the [Clostridium] scindens genome:
AGTTCCTTGCGTACAAGCCTGCTTAGTTCCAGCCCGTCCATAAACGGCATTTTTATATCTGTTATCAGAATATCCGGCCGCTCTTTGACGATCATTGGATAAGCCAGTTCCCCATCGCTGGCCTCCCCTACGAATTCATAGCCCTCCTTTTCCCATTCAATGCTATTTTTGATACCATTTCGTATCACAATCTCATCTTCAACCAAAAAAATCTTGACTTTTTCCATAAACCATCACCAAATTTTTCCTTTCTACTTCTATGATACTGAATTTTCCGATTTCAAAAATATGATTTCTTACCATAAAGGTTCGATTTTTTATGATATATAAAAACCTTCAAATGCATGTCTTCACCTGCATTTGAAGGAATCATTCCTCTTCCATCTAATAAGGCCTGCTATTGATAAGATCTTCGGTTACTTTCTTGACCTTATATTCGTTTTCTCCCACTTTCACAGACTCGATGCTATCATCCATAGAAAAAAGCCCTTCCTTGACATACGTATATTTGGCTGGCTTTTTCCCTTCCTCCATTCGCATGATTATCTGCTCCACTTTTGGGCCATGCATAGGATTGCATTCGACATCCAAGGCAATCTTTCCATTTATCACATCCCAAAGGCCATCCCTGACTGCATCAAAGGATATGACGATCATGTCTCCGTCAGGCCCTGCCGTCTTTCCTGCTGCTTCAATGGCCTCAAGCGCCCCAAATGCCTCGTTGTCATTTTCGCAATAGACAACGTCAATATCGCCGTATTTTCCCAGCATCCCTTCCATCACTTCCCGGGCTCTTGCCTGCGTATATTCTCCAGGCTGCTGCTCCAGGATATTCCATCCATATCTGTCTGCAGCCGCTTCAAGCGCCGACGTGCGTTCGATTTGTGCCGTCGCCCCCAGAGTACCCTGAATATTCACGATATTAAGCCCGGTCATTCCTTGCTTATCCGCATATGCCTTTAGCCATTCGCAAGCCTTCTCCCCCTGCAGCCTGAAATCGGTTCCTACCCAGGCCGCATACAGGCTTTCATCAGTCACGTCCACCATCCTGTCAACGATAATAACTGGTATCCCTACGCTTTTCGCCTCCTTAAGCACCGTATCCCAGCCCGTCTCGATTACCGGGGCAAGCACGATATAGTCTACGTCCTGCTGGATAAAGCTGCGGATTGCCCGTACCTGATTCTCCTGCTTCTGCTGCGCATCCAGAAAGATCAGGTCATATCCTTTCTTTTCCGTAAATGTCTCTTTGATTGAGATAGAGTTGGCCGTTCTCCAGTCCGACTCCGCCCCTACTTGGGAAAAGCCGATCGTAATTGCCTTATTTTCCTGTGAATCTCCCGATGATGACAGCAGGCTGCAGCCAGAAGATACGGCAGCCGCAAACAGAAGCACGATGCCTGCCCCAAGCCACCTTCTCCTGTGGTTTTTAAACATAAAAAAGCCCTCCCATAACTTACGACATAATTTAAATACTTATCATAATATTATAGAAGAATTTTTCAATTGTAAATGTTATTATGTTATTTTGCTTCTTAGCAGCCTAAAAAATGGGTGGCAATAATGCCACCCATTCTCAATCTTTTAGGTTTTTACCCTATTATATATTCCAATGCTTCTCCTTCGATGTCTTAAGCCGCGTCATAGCCCTGGCCAATGATGCCTGGGAAAGATGGTACTCCTGGATGCTCTGCTTCTGGCGCAATCGTTCCTGGGCCCTTTCCTTGGCTTCCTCTGCCCGCTTGATGTCGATTTCTTCCGGGCGCTCCGCGGAATTGACCAGGACAGACACGCGGTTATTCATAATCTCGGCAAATCCCTTTGATACGGCAGCCGTGATCCACTCGCCCTTGTCTGTTCTAAGGTGCAGTTCTCCAATCTCCACCGCTACTACCATATTCTCATGGTGCGCCAGCACCCCTTTCTGGCCTTCCGGCGTCGGGATGATCAGATATTCGCATCTGCCTTCATAGAATACTTTGTCGCTTGATATTACCTTCAGATAAAATGTGTTCATCGCTTCCACTCCTTACAGGCCGGTTACTCGGCCTTGGCCTTTTCAATCACATCCTCGATGGTTCCCACATTGAAGAAGGCATTTTCAGGATACTCATCCATCTCGCCGTCTATGATAGCCTTGAATCCGCGGATGGTCTCCTTAAGCGGCACGTATTTTCCAGGGATTCCCGTAAATGTCTCCGCAACTGAGAATGGCTGTGACAGAAACTTCTGAATCTTTCTGGCCCGGTTTACCGTCATCTTGTCTTCCTCTGACAGTTCTTCCATGCCAAGAATCGCAATGATATCCTGCAGTTCTTTATACTTCTGCAGTATTTCCTGTACCTTACGGGCAACCTTGTAGTGCTCTTCGCCTACCACGTCAGCCTCCAGGATACGGGAAGTAGATTCCAGCGGATCGACCGCAGGGTAGATGCCCTGTTCTACAATCTTCCTTGACAATACCGTAGTCGCATCCAGGTGGGAGAATGTCGTGGCCGGCGCCGGGTCGGTCAGGTCATCTGCCGGTACGTAGACTGCCTGGACAGAAGTAACCGAGCCATTCTTGGTAGAGGCGATCCTTTCCTGAAGGGCCCCCATCTCATTTGCCAGCGTAGGCTGATAGCCTACGGCGGAAGGCATCCGTCCAAGTAGCGCGGACACTTCGGAGCCTGCCTGGACAAAACGGAAAATATTGTCAATAAACAGCAAAACATTCTGATGCTCCTCATCCCGAAAATACTCTGCCATGGTAAGCCCCGTCTCAGCCACGCGCATACGTGCCCCGGGAGGCTCGTTCATCTGCCCAAATACCAGGGCGGTCTTATCCAGTACCCCGGATTCCCTCATCTCTGTCCACAGATCGTTTCCCTCCCGGGAACGTTCCCCCACGCCGGTAAAGATGGAGTATCCGCCATGCTCCGTCGCGATGTTATGGATCAGTTCCTGGATCAGCACCGTCTTTCCCACGCCAGCGCCGCCAAACAGCCCGATCTTGCCTCCTTTCGCATAAGGCGTCAGAAGGTCAATGACCTTGATCCCTGTCTCCAATACCTCGACCGCAGGACTCTGATCCTCGAAACTTGGGGCCTTCCTGTGGATCACCCAATGATCGCTCTCCTCTTTTATACGTTCTCCGTCATCAATCGGCTCCCCTAATACGTTAAACAGGCGTCCCAAAGTCTGTTCCCCAACCGGAACCTTGATTCCCGCGCCGGTGGCCGTTACTTCCATATCCTTATAGAGTCCGTCGCTGGAGGCCAGCATGATGCATCTGGCAATATTGTTCCCAACATGCTGCGCCACCTCCATTACACAGCGTCTGCCGCCATTATCCACTTCCAGCGCATCTTTGATAAACGGAAGTTCTTCCTTGCTATTAAATTCTACATCCACGACAGGTCCCATGACCTGCACGATTCTTCCTTTTGTCATAACGCTACTACTCACTTCCTTTTCTGTGCATTCGCTCCGCCGATTACTTCCGTCAGTTCCTGCGTAATATCAGCCTGACGCACGCGGTTATACGTTATATTAAGTTCGCCAAGCATCTTTGCAGCGCTGTCCGTCGCGTTCTGCATCGCCTGCATCCTGGCATTCTGCTCGCTGCAGAAGGATTCTACCAGGCACCCATAGAGAATTCCATATACATAGTTGGGAACGATGCTGTCCATGACGCTGTGCGCCGAGGGATACAATGTCACGCCCTCCTGATAAACACCTTCCAGGGATGGAAGATTCTTTGGGACGAAGTTCATCCGCTGCAGAGGAAGGATATTGATCTTCTCTGCCTCTACCTGCATGGCATTGACCATGCGGGTATATATGATATGGATTTCATCCAGCTCGCCTTGCTCGAACAATTCTAACATCCTCGTAGAGATTACACGGGCGCGGTACATCGTAGGATTCTGGACGGTATAGCGGAATCCCGTATCCAGTTCCAGTTTATCCTTTTTCGAAAAGTACTGTCTTCCCAATTCCCCCAGCACGAACAGTTTGT
This genomic interval carries:
- the atpD gene encoding F0F1 ATP synthase subunit beta, with translation MTKGRIVQVMGPVVDVEFNSKEELPFIKDALEVDNGGRRCVMEVAQHVGNNIARCIMLASSDGLYKDMEVTATGAGIKVPVGEQTLGRLFNVLGEPIDDGERIKEESDHWVIHRKAPSFEDQSPAVEVLETGIKVIDLLTPYAKGGKIGLFGGAGVGKTVLIQELIHNIATEHGGYSIFTGVGERSREGNDLWTEMRESGVLDKTALVFGQMNEPPGARMRVAETGLTMAEYFRDEEHQNVLLFIDNIFRFVQAGSEVSALLGRMPSAVGYQPTLANEMGALQERIASTKNGSVTSVQAVYVPADDLTDPAPATTFSHLDATTVLSRKIVEQGIYPAVDPLESTSRILEADVVGEEHYKVARKVQEILQKYKELQDIIAILGMEELSEEDKMTVNRARKIQKFLSQPFSVAETFTGIPGKYVPLKETIRGFKAIIDGEMDEYPENAFFNVGTIEDVIEKAKAE
- a CDS encoding ABC transporter substrate-binding protein, with the protein product MFKNHRRRWLGAGIVLLFAAAVSSGCSLLSSSGDSQENKAITIGFSQVGAESDWRTANSISIKETFTEKKGYDLIFLDAQQKQENQVRAIRSFIQQDVDYIVLAPVIETGWDTVLKEAKSVGIPVIIVDRMVDVTDESLYAAWVGTDFRLQGEKACEWLKAYADKQGMTGLNIVNIQGTLGATAQIERTSALEAAADRYGWNILEQQPGEYTQARAREVMEGMLGKYGDIDVVYCENDNEAFGALEAIEAAGKTAGPDGDMIVISFDAVRDGLWDVINGKIALDVECNPMHGPKVEQIIMRMEEGKKPAKYTYVKEGLFSMDDSIESVKVGENEYKVKKVTEDLINSRPY
- the atpC gene encoding ATP synthase F1 subunit epsilon — protein: MNTFYLKVISSDKVFYEGRCEYLIIPTPEGQKGVLAHHENMVVAVEIGELHLRTDKGEWITAAVSKGFAEIMNNRVSVLVNSAERPEEIDIKRAEEAKERAQERLRQKQSIQEYHLSQASLARAMTRLKTSKEKHWNI
- the atpG gene encoding ATP synthase F1 subunit gamma, which gives rise to MANAKEIKERMASIQETKKITNAMYLISSSKMKQAKKKLADTEPFFYAMQAEIGRILRHVPDMHSHFFDMREKIAQEDRKIGCIVVTADKGLAGAYNHNVIKMTEEMLKGPGKYKLFVLGELGRQYFSKKDKLELDTGFRYTVQNPTMYRARVISTRMLELFEQGELDEIHIIYTRMVNAMQVEAEKINILPLQRMNFVPKNLPSLEGVYQEGVTLYPSAHSVMDSIVPNYVYGILYGCLVESFCSEQNARMQAMQNATDSAAKMLGELNITYNRVRQADITQELTEVIGGANAQKRK